The following are encoded together in the Microtus pennsylvanicus isolate mMicPen1 chromosome 8, mMicPen1.hap1, whole genome shotgun sequence genome:
- the Rhob gene encoding rho-related GTP-binding protein RhoB, producing MAAIRKKLVVVGDGACGKTCLLIVFSKDEFPEVYVPTVFENYVADIEVDGKQVELALWDTAGQEDYDRLRPLSYPDTDVILMCFSVDSPDSLENIPEKWVPEVKHFCPNVPIILVANKKDLRSDEHVRTELARMKQEPVRTDDGRAMAVRIQAYDYLECSAKTKEGVREVFETATRAALQKRYGSQNGCINCCKVL from the coding sequence ATGGCGGCCATCCGCAAGAAGCTAGTGGTGGTGGGCGACGGCGCGTGCGGCAAGACGTGCCTGCTGATCGTGTTCAGTAAGGACGAGTTCCCCGAGGTGTACGTGCCTACCGTGTTCGAGAACTATGTGGCGGACATCGAGGTGGACGGCAAGCAGGTGGAGTTGGCGCTGTGGGACACAGCAGGCCAGGAGGACTACGATCGTTTACGGCCGCTCTCTTATCCGGACACAGACGTCATCCTTATGTGCTTCTCGGTGGACAGTCCGGACTCTCTGGAGAACATCCCCGAGAAGTGGGTACCCGAGGTAAAGCACTTCTGCCCCAATGTGCCAATCATCCTGGTGGCCAACAAGAAAGATCTGCGCAGCGATGAGCATGTACGCACGGAGCTGGCCCGAATGAAGCAAGAGCCAGTGCGCACGGATGACGGCCGCGCCATGGCGGTGCGCATCCAAGCCTATGACTACCTCGAGTGCTCGGCCAAGACCAAGGAGGGCGTGCGCGAGGTCTTCGAGACGGCCACACGCGCCGCGCTGCAGAAGCGCTACGGCTCCCAGAATGGTTGCATCAACTGCTGCAAGGTGCTATGA